CGATCGTTCTCGCCAATCTGACGCAGCCGATTCTCGGCGCGGTCGACACCGCCGTCGCGGGCCATCTGGACGGCGCGTCATATCTCGGCGGCGTGGCGCTCGGCGGCCTGTTCTTCAACTTCGTGTTCTGGGGCTTCGGCTTCCTGCGCATGGGCACGACCGGTCTGGTCGCGCAATCGCACGGTGCGGACGACCGCGCCGAGTTGCGCAACAACGTCGTACGCGCGCTGTTGCTGGCGGCCGCGATCGGTGCCGTGGTGCTGGCGCTGCAAATGCCGCTGATCGATTACGCATTACGCGTGATCGGCGGCAGCGACGCGGTGCAGCGCAACGCGCGGCTTTACTGTCACGCGCGCATCTGGGCGGCCCCGCTCGCCCTCGGCAATTACGTCGTGCTCGGCTGGCTGCTCGGCACGCAGCAGGTGCGCCTCGCGCTGCTCTCGCAGGTGTTCATCAACGGCGTGAACATCGTGGCCGTGCTGTTCTATGTGTACGGCTTCGGTTGGGGCGTGGCCGGGATCGGCGCGGCCACGGCCACCGCCGACGCGCTCGGTTTCGTGCTCGGCGCCGCCCTGCTATGGCACGGCAGGCCGCGCGGCCTGCCTGCGCTAAACCGCGCCGCCTTGTTCGACGCGGCGGCGCTCAAGCGGCTCGTGGTGCTCAATCGCGATATCTTCGTGCGCACCTTGTGCCTGCTCTCGTCGTTTGGCTGGTTTGCGCACCTGGGCGCGAAGCAAGGCGATGCCACGCTCGCCGCCAACGCGCTGCTGCTCAATTTTCAGACCTTCATGGCCTACGGACTCGACGGTTTCGCGCACGCCGCCGAAGCGCTGGTCGGTGCGGCAATCGGCGCGCGCGACCGGCATGCTTTCGCGCAGGCAATCAAGGTGACGGCGTTGTGGTCCGCGCTCGGCGCGCTGGGATTCTCGCTGCTGTATTGGGGCGCGGGCTCATGGATCGTCGAACGCCTGACGGATCAGGCCGCCGTGCGCGCCACCGCTGAACTATATCTGCCGTGGGCCGCGCTCTCGCCGGTGGTGTCCGTGTGGGGCTTTCTGCTCGACGGCGTGTTCATTGGCGCGACTCGTACGCGCGAACTCATGATGTCGATGGTGGTGTCGTTCGCGCTGTTCGTGGCGGCGTCGTGGGCCTTGCTGGCGCTGTACGGCAATCACGGCTTGTGGGCCGCGATGCTGCTCTTCATGGCGCTACGCGGTCTCACGCTCGCGCGATATGTGCCGGGCGTCGTGCGCAGCATGGCGGGCGCGGCGGCTTGAGCGCTAAGGCGTCGCCCATTTCGCATCGCGGCACCCGGTTACGGCTTGAAACAAGCGCATACATATCGCGCGCGACGCTCGCCCTAGAATGACTTCAGCCCGCGCTCTCCGCGCGAAAAGTCTGCGCGGGTCAGAAGCGCCGGCGTGCCCGCGCCGGAGCTTCGCTTCCGCTCTCGTCACCGTTGCCGGGTCCGTTATCAGCCGACGCTCAAGGCGTGACCGGCGCAGGTACCATCGCGGGCGGACGGCTGTCGGTGGGCACGCCGTGGTAGTCGGCGGGATCTTGCGGCGGTGGGCCGCCGTGATGGCCGGACGGACCATTCGCACAACCGGCAACGCCGGCAACCAGCAGCAACGCAAGCATCGAAACGCGGATCATAAACGGGAGTCTCTCGAAGCAGAATGAATGAGCGGCTGGCCGGCGGTGAGCAGGCAAGCGCGAGCGCCGAGAGTCTAA
The nucleotide sequence above comes from Paraburkholderia aromaticivorans. Encoded proteins:
- a CDS encoding MATE family efflux transporter, which codes for MSEAARDADTSAAAPAVPVHWHRRVLALAFPIVLANLTQPILGAVDTAVAGHLDGASYLGGVALGGLFFNFVFWGFGFLRMGTTGLVAQSHGADDRAELRNNVVRALLLAAAIGAVVLALQMPLIDYALRVIGGSDAVQRNARLYCHARIWAAPLALGNYVVLGWLLGTQQVRLALLSQVFINGVNIVAVLFYVYGFGWGVAGIGAATATADALGFVLGAALLWHGRPRGLPALNRAALFDAAALKRLVVLNRDIFVRTLCLLSSFGWFAHLGAKQGDATLAANALLLNFQTFMAYGLDGFAHAAEALVGAAIGARDRHAFAQAIKVTALWSALGALGFSLLYWGAGSWIVERLTDQAAVRATAELYLPWAALSPVVSVWGFLLDGVFIGATRTRELMMSMVVSFALFVAASWALLALYGNHGLWAAMLLFMALRGLTLARYVPGVVRSMAGAAA